One Acidimicrobiia bacterium DNA segment encodes these proteins:
- a CDS encoding alpha/beta hydrolase, with product MFADNAGVRIHALDNEVRDTTLPPVVVVPGMGESAEEYAWLLAELEDRRVVAIDVRGRGRSDAPEHGYRWEDHIGDIAAMIATLALDRPVLVAFSRGSSYALGYALSVPRRVRGLVIGDYHARHVGLPPEFAERQLAVTLRGIPMSERMPEHAVIGVVEDSREVPLWDRLHELVCPVLVIRGGRRGVIVDDDAAARWEAALPGVELAMLPDAGHDLWSRDPAAYLAVLRPFLERVR from the coding sequence GTGTTCGCCGACAACGCGGGCGTGCGCATCCACGCGCTCGACAACGAAGTCCGCGACACGACGCTCCCGCCGGTCGTCGTCGTGCCCGGGATGGGGGAGTCGGCCGAGGAGTACGCCTGGCTCCTCGCCGAGTTGGAGGACCGTCGCGTGGTTGCCATCGACGTGCGTGGCCGAGGGCGCAGCGACGCGCCGGAACACGGCTACCGGTGGGAAGACCACATCGGCGACATTGCGGCGATGATCGCGACGCTTGCTCTCGACCGACCGGTGCTCGTCGCGTTCTCGCGTGGGTCGTCCTACGCGTTGGGGTACGCGCTCTCTGTACCGCGCCGCGTGCGTGGCCTCGTGATCGGCGACTACCACGCGCGGCATGTCGGCCTTCCACCGGAGTTCGCAGAGCGGCAACTCGCGGTCACGCTGCGCGGGATACCGATGAGCGAGCGGATGCCGGAGCACGCGGTGATCGGTGTCGTGGAGGACAGTCGGGAGGTTCCCCTCTGGGATCGCCTGCACGAGCTCGTGTGCCCGGTGCTCGTGATCCGCGGCGGCCGGCGCGGCGTCATCGTGGACGACGACGCGGCCGCGCGCTGGGAGGCAGCCTTGCCGGGCGTCGAGCTCGCGATGCTGCCGGACGCGGGCCACGATCTCTGGAGCCGTGATCCGGCTGCGTACCTCGCGGTGCTCCGTCCCTTCCTCGAACGTGTGAGGTAG
- a CDS encoding cytochrome P450: protein MTDTTHDQAPHDQAPDDRASDDRAEGRYNRGPFDFAAFAVEEPGPVYLEVQESSPFREDGVVVVTKMADILAATKRRDVVSSMAATSGPDDESMLGNERPLIPLQIDGAEHTKFRKLLDPLFAPRVMAHLEPHVTDVANELIDRFIDQPEIEFYEAFCVPLPSRIFLELMGLPQEQLADFLEFKDAAIRPTGATPEEQRTYQRRVIGRMNDYLNAEFDRRLAADEPGDDLIGGFLTVEIDGDRLSREDILDIMFLLLIAGLDTVSSALSNMVAYLARHPEQRQQLVDDPSLVPSAIEELLRTLTPVPFGGRFATADFEVNGKPVKEGDMLAVLWAAANVDPDTFPDPLKVDFERRANRHVAFAAGFHRCLGSHLARMELRAALGAWHQRVPEYAIAPGKEPVFNNDGVRIVNPLPLVITPAR from the coding sequence ATGACGGACACCACGCACGACCAGGCTCCGCACGACCAGGCTCCGGACGATCGGGCTTCGGACGATCGGGCCGAGGGCCGGTACAACCGGGGGCCGTTCGACTTCGCCGCCTTTGCGGTCGAGGAGCCCGGCCCCGTGTACCTCGAGGTGCAGGAGTCCAGCCCCTTCCGGGAAGACGGAGTGGTCGTCGTCACCAAGATGGCCGACATCCTCGCAGCCACCAAGCGTCGCGACGTCGTGAGCAGCATGGCCGCGACCAGCGGCCCCGATGACGAGAGCATGCTCGGGAACGAACGTCCGCTGATTCCGTTGCAGATCGACGGCGCCGAGCACACGAAGTTCCGCAAGCTGTTGGACCCTCTGTTCGCCCCGAGGGTGATGGCCCACCTCGAGCCGCACGTCACCGATGTCGCCAACGAGTTGATCGACCGGTTCATCGACCAGCCCGAGATCGAGTTCTACGAGGCATTCTGCGTACCGCTGCCGTCGCGCATCTTCCTCGAACTGATGGGGCTGCCCCAGGAGCAACTCGCAGACTTCCTCGAGTTCAAGGACGCCGCCATCCGACCCACGGGCGCGACGCCCGAGGAGCAGCGCACGTACCAGCGGCGGGTCATCGGGCGGATGAACGACTATCTGAACGCGGAGTTCGATCGGCGCCTCGCGGCCGACGAACCCGGCGACGATCTGATCGGCGGTTTCTTGACCGTCGAGATCGACGGTGACCGCCTGAGTCGAGAGGACATCCTCGACATCATGTTCCTGCTGCTCATCGCCGGGCTCGACACGGTGTCGTCGGCGCTGTCGAACATGGTGGCCTATCTCGCGCGTCACCCGGAGCAGCGTCAACAGTTGGTCGACGATCCGTCGTTGGTGCCGTCGGCAATCGAGGAGTTGCTGCGCACGCTCACACCCGTCCCGTTCGGTGGGCGCTTCGCCACAGCCGACTTCGAGGTGAACGGCAAGCCGGTGAAGGAGGGTGACATGCTCGCCGTGCTATGGGCGGCCGCGAACGTCGACCCCGACACCTTCCCCGACCCGTTGAAGGTCGACTTCGAACGCCGGGCCAACCGCCACGTCGCGTTCGCGGCGGGCTTTCATCGTTGCCTCGGGTCGCACCTCGCGCGCATGGAGCTGCGTGCCGCGCTCGGCGCGTGGCACCAACGCGTGCCCGAGTACGCGATCGCGCCGGGCAAAGAGCCCGTGTTCAACAACGACGGCGTGCGCATCGTGAACCCGCTGCCGCTCGTCATCACCCCCGCGCGTTAG
- a CDS encoding LLM class F420-dependent oxidoreductase — MKFMVECPVMSDADGGAWISPDNIAEFARTAEESGIDAVAFTDHPAPSKKWLEAGGHETFDPFVALGFCAAVTSTLKLMTNLTVVPYRNPLLMARSMTSVDVLSGGRTIFTLGTGYLRSEFAALGVDFDERNALFDEAVEVLRGVWSTDDFSYEGRHFKAIGQIIKPGPVQRPYPPLWLGGNAKVVLDRVARWGNGWAPLLGGGPTLARTTRTAVIGSDEKLAAMIRDLGTRLEANGRSLTEIDILASSVEARYSPGAPEELLDALGRLAETGVTWSSGYFARGSFRAALDDLRQFGEEVIARSR, encoded by the coding sequence ATGAAGTTCATGGTCGAGTGCCCTGTGATGAGCGACGCCGACGGCGGCGCCTGGATCTCCCCCGACAACATTGCCGAGTTCGCCCGTACCGCCGAAGAGTCGGGAATCGACGCGGTCGCGTTCACCGACCATCCCGCGCCGTCGAAGAAGTGGCTGGAAGCGGGGGGCCACGAGACTTTCGACCCGTTCGTCGCCCTCGGCTTCTGTGCAGCCGTCACGAGCACGCTGAAGCTGATGACCAACCTCACGGTCGTCCCGTACCGGAACCCGCTGCTGATGGCCCGATCGATGACGTCCGTCGACGTCCTCTCCGGCGGCCGGACGATCTTCACGCTCGGCACCGGCTACTTGCGCTCCGAGTTCGCCGCGCTCGGCGTCGACTTCGACGAGCGCAACGCTCTCTTCGACGAAGCCGTCGAGGTGCTGCGCGGCGTCTGGTCGACCGACGATTTTTCGTACGAAGGGCGGCACTTCAAGGCGATCGGCCAGATCATCAAGCCGGGGCCGGTCCAGCGCCCGTACCCCCCGCTCTGGCTCGGCGGCAACGCGAAGGTCGTGCTCGACCGCGTCGCGCGTTGGGGCAACGGATGGGCGCCGCTCCTCGGTGGCGGCCCGACGCTCGCGCGCACGACACGCACCGCGGTGATCGGGTCCGACGAGAAGCTGGCCGCGATGATCCGCGACCTCGGTACGCGCCTCGAGGCGAACGGCCGCAGCCTCACCGAGATCGACATCCTCGCGTCGAGCGTGGAGGCGCGGTACTCACCGGGCGCGCCCGAGGAACTCCTCGACGCGCTCGGCCGGCTCGCCGAGACGGGTGTCACCTGGTCGTCGGGGTACTTCGCACGCGGATCGTTTCGCGCCGCGCTCGACGACCTGCGCCAGTTCGGTGAGGAAGTGATCGCGAGGTCCCGCTGA
- a CDS encoding SDR family NAD(P)-dependent oxidoreductase codes for MGFELRGSRVLVTGASSGIGAGLAEAFAAAGAAVGICARRTDRLTEVAERCRAHGAEVHQWTTDLTDPNQVDQLARNAVDEMGGVDILVNNAGIPKRRHVTVTDAATVDAVTRINYLSPIHLTLALLPQMLERDSGRIINVSSVAATLSSPGETAYAASKAALSVFSECMSVDLWGTGVNVLVVYPGIVDTELFSIPDNDPLDVPVEPITVAECVDAVLDALDRDALEVYTPAHFKDYAVGKANDIPGFLAGTAEFVRQQQASKA; via the coding sequence ATGGGGTTCGAGTTGCGCGGAAGCCGGGTGCTCGTGACGGGGGCGTCGTCGGGCATCGGGGCGGGGCTCGCGGAGGCGTTCGCGGCCGCCGGGGCCGCGGTTGGTATCTGTGCCCGGCGCACCGACCGGCTCACGGAGGTGGCGGAACGCTGCCGGGCCCACGGCGCCGAGGTCCATCAATGGACCACCGATCTCACCGACCCGAACCAGGTCGACCAGCTCGCACGGAACGCCGTCGACGAGATGGGCGGCGTCGACATCCTCGTGAACAACGCCGGCATCCCGAAACGCCGGCATGTCACCGTCACCGACGCGGCGACCGTCGACGCCGTCACCCGGATCAACTACCTCTCGCCGATCCACCTCACGCTCGCACTGCTCCCGCAGATGCTCGAACGCGACTCGGGCCGCATCATCAACGTGTCGTCGGTCGCGGCCACGCTGTCCTCGCCGGGTGAGACCGCGTACGCCGCGTCGAAGGCCGCGCTCTCGGTGTTCTCGGAGTGCATGTCGGTCGACCTGTGGGGAACGGGAGTGAACGTGCTCGTCGTCTACCCCGGCATCGTCGACACCGAGCTCTTCTCGATCCCCGACAACGACCCGCTCGACGTGCCCGTCGAACCGATCACGGTCGCGGAGTGCGTCGACGCCGTCCTCGATGCGCTCGATCGCGACGCGCTCGAGGTGTACACGCCCGCACACTTCAAGGACTACGCGGTGGGGAAGGCCAACGACATCCCCGGCTTCCTCGCCGGTACCGCGGAGTTCGTCCGCCAGCAGCAAGCATCGAAGGCCTGA